The DNA segment GAACATTCCAAACTGCTTTATGAGACTGATGTTCAGCAGCAGTTTGCTCAGCAtacatttgccttttttcaaGTGCTTCTTTCAAATCTATATACGTTATAAGAGTTTGAATTTCTATTACTGCTCTTCTTCTGGCTTCTCTAATACAGGGGTTTTTTCCAGGACTCACCTCATCTAAGTGGGAAATTAAtccttgcagctctgctttggatCCCAAATACAAATCAGAAGCattctctgtttttaaaagtaaagaattcacttccttcattttcttgcGGATCTCCTCTATTTTCAGAATGGACTGATTTTGTGCCAAATCATAAGCATGAGTAgaatttccttcttcttccaagTCCAGGTACTTCTGCAATTTATTGATCTCTTCCACTACTTCCTTTCTGTAATTTCTTATTTCCGTGTGGCCACAGACATCTAAAGCATCCAAATCAGCAATGAGGCCGGTAAgcacacaggagaggtgcctgcaGGTATCATTACTACTCACTCCCATTAGAAGTGCAATAAGAGTTCCTCTTGCTTTGTTCACATCACACATTACAGAGTTAATTTTGGAGACAGAAGGATGCACATCATTAGAGAGTGGCAGGGACAGCTGTTGCTTCACACAGCTTTCTATAATCTCCTGAACAGCACATACTTTTGTCAGAGTGCGGTATCTTGCTTTACGCAAAGAAACTTTCCCTCCGGTTTTCACCTGGGTAAGCCTCAATATAATGTCTTGGATACCTTCTTCAAATTCATCACTTATACTGTTACCTCCTTTGTAAAAAGGTGTAATCTCACGTTCTACAAGTGACTGTGCCTCCTTGAATATAGCCTCTATTTCCAGTCTGCGTGGATGGTTTGCATTTTGTTCCAGTTCCTTAAGCAGCCTCTCTGTTTCCTGAGCAGCCCGCTTTCTGGCTTGCTGAATATCTCCCTTTCCTTCAGTGTCTACAGAATCTATTT comes from the Indicator indicator isolate 239-I01 chromosome 4, UM_Iind_1.1, whole genome shotgun sequence genome and includes:
- the BAG5 gene encoding BAG family molecular chaperone regulator 5, with translation MDMGNQHPSIKRLHEIQKEVKEIEQQVAVFSGLSTDQDYKKLERSLTKQLFEIDSVDTEGKGDIQQARKRAAQETERLLKELEQNANHPRRLEIEAIFKEAQSLVEREITPFYKGGNSISDEFEEGIQDIILRLTQVKTGGKVSLRKARYRTLTKVCAVQEIIESCVKQQLSLPLSNDVHPSVSKINSVMCDVNKARGTLIALLMGVSSNDTCRHLSCVLTGLIADLDALDVCGHTEIRNYRKEVVEEINKLQKYLDLEEEGNSTHAYDLAQNQSILKIEEIRKKMKEVNSLLLKTENASDLYLGSKAELQGLISHLDEVSPGKNPCIREARRRAVIEIQTLITYIDLKEALEKRQMYAEQTAAEHQSHKAVWNVLGNLSQIQQEVISFDGNRTDKNYMRLEELLTKQLLALDAVDPQGDERCKAARKQAVKLAQNILYYLDMKTDEWEY